One genomic window of Nakamurella panacisegetis includes the following:
- a CDS encoding VOC family protein produces the protein MIDHFGVQVRDVDTSAAFYLKVFAPVGFREAMRIPVGDTAVVGFSGPDGNPQFWISPFEPGTEPSRGLHIAFPAADRDQVRAVHAIAVADGIEVLHAPREWPEYHPGYYAVFLRDPDGNNVEAVCHH, from the coding sequence ATGATCGATCACTTCGGGGTTCAGGTCCGTGACGTCGACACCTCGGCTGCGTTCTACCTGAAGGTCTTCGCACCGGTCGGCTTCCGCGAGGCCATGCGCATACCGGTAGGGGACACCGCGGTCGTCGGGTTCAGTGGTCCGGACGGCAATCCGCAGTTCTGGATCTCGCCCTTCGAACCGGGCACTGAGCCCAGTCGCGGTCTGCACATCGCTTTCCCCGCCGCCGACCGCGACCAGGTCCGGGCGGTCCACGCGATCGCCGTGGCCGACGGCATCGAGGTGCTGCACGCCCCGCGGGAATGGCCGGAGTATCACCCCGGCTACTACGCGGTGTTCCTTCGCGACCCGGACGGTAACAACGTCGAGGCGGTGTGCCACCACTAG
- the nusG gene encoding transcription termination/antitermination protein NusG has protein sequence MSSTVSSPVDSTGNPELAEDVSTDETTGDAELVLADDENNGEPAVEAAPAEDAPESAPADIDAEPVDPIAELKASLRRAAGEWYVVHSYAGYENKVKTNLETRIKSLDMEEYIFQIEVPTEEVTEIKNGQRKQVQRKVYPGYILVRMDLTDASWSAVRNTPGVTGFVGATAQRPSPLSIDDVVKILVPAAPKKAAAGEGNVTAGSSVRTEVDFSVGESVTVMDGPFATLPATINEVNADAQKLKVLVSIFGRETPVELSFSQVAKI, from the coding sequence GTGAGTTCCACCGTGTCGAGCCCTGTCGATTCCACCGGCAACCCAGAGTTGGCCGAGGACGTGTCGACCGACGAGACCACCGGCGATGCCGAGTTGGTTCTTGCCGACGACGAGAACAACGGGGAACCTGCCGTTGAAGCCGCGCCCGCCGAAGACGCGCCCGAGTCGGCTCCGGCTGACATCGACGCCGAACCGGTCGACCCCATCGCGGAGCTGAAGGCGTCTCTTCGCCGTGCGGCGGGCGAGTGGTACGTCGTGCACTCCTACGCCGGCTACGAGAACAAGGTCAAGACCAACCTCGAGACCCGGATCAAGTCCCTGGACATGGAGGAGTACATCTTCCAGATCGAGGTCCCGACCGAAGAGGTCACCGAGATCAAGAACGGCCAGCGCAAGCAGGTCCAGCGCAAGGTCTACCCGGGCTACATCCTGGTCCGCATGGATCTGACCGACGCGTCCTGGAGTGCTGTCCGGAACACTCCGGGCGTCACCGGCTTCGTCGGGGCCACGGCCCAGCGGCCCTCGCCGCTGTCGATCGACGACGTCGTGAAGATCCTGGTCCCGGCCGCGCCGAAGAAGGCCGCCGCCGGCGAAGGGAATGTGACGGCCGGCTCGAGCGTCCGTACCGAGGTCGACTTCTCCGTCGGCGAGTCGGTCACGGTCATGGACGGCCCGTTCGCGACCTTGCCGGCCACCATCAACGAGGTCAACGCCGACGCCCAGAAGCTCAAGGTGCTCGTGTCGATCTTCGGTCGTGAGACTCCCGTCGAGCTGTCGTTCTCCCAGGTCGCCAAGATCTGA
- the rpoB gene encoding DNA-directed RNA polymerase subunit beta, translating to MAVTSSPKTTSSTSGGTTKRVSFAKLREPLEVPNLLALQTESFEWLVGAKAWKDRQSEPTPSGLDEILEEISPIEDFSGNLSLSFMDPRFDDVKANEEECRDKDMTYSAPLFVTAEFMNAETGEIKSQTVFMGDFPMMTSKGTFIINGTERVVVSQLVRSPGVYFDRTLDKTAGKEVFAVKVIPSRGAWLEFDIDKRDTIGVRIDRKRRQPVTVLLKALGWDTERIREKFAWSPVLLATLEKDHIAGTDEALLDIYRKLRPGEPPTKESAQALLENLFFKDKRYDLAKVGRYKLNKKLGLNSPTSVGTLTEDDLISTVEYLLRLHDGQENWTIRGQNLPVETDDIDHFGNRRLRTVGELIQNQIRVGLSRMERVVRERMTTQDVEAITPQTLINIRPVVASIKEFFGTSQLSQFMDQTNPLAGLTHKRRLSALGPGGLSRDRASLEVRDVHSSHYGRMCPIETPEGPNIGLIGSLATFARVNPFGFIETPYRKVEAGSVTDEINYLTADEEDRYVIAQANAKLDASGHFSEARVLVRRKGGEVDQVTPDQVEYMDVSPRQTVSVATAMIPFLEHDEANRALMGANMQRQSVPLLRSESPLVGTGMEARAAVDAGDVVIAEKAGVVEEATADYVSVMADDGTHRTYRLHKFRRSNQGTSFNQKPIVDEGQRVEAGDVLADGPCTDGGEMALGKNLLVAFMPWEGHNYEDAIILSQRIVQDDVLTSIHIEEHEIDARDTKLGPEEITRDIPNVSEDVLADLDERGIIRIGAEVQDGDVLVGKVTPKGETELTPEERLLRAIFGEKAREVRDTSLKVPHGETGKVIGIRVFNREEDGAELPPGVNELVRVYVAQKRKIQDGDKLAGRHGNKGVIGKILPQEDMPFLADGTPVDIVLNPHGVPRRMNVGQILETHLGWVASQGWDIEGTPQWAQYLDDSARSATAFTRTATPVFDGATEDEIIGLLGSTTPTRDGERLVKEDGKALLMDGRTGEPFPYPVAVGYMYIIKLLHLVDDKIHARSTGPYSMITQQPLGGKAQFGGQRFGEMECWAMQAYGAAYTLQELLTIKSDDIVGRVKVYEAIVKGENIPEPGIPESFKVLLKELQALCLNVEVLSSDGATIEMRDTDDDDLERAAANLGINLSRNESASVDELVN from the coding sequence TTGGCAGTCACGAGTTCGCCCAAGACCACCTCATCGACCTCTGGCGGGACCACGAAAAGGGTCTCCTTCGCGAAGCTTCGCGAACCGCTGGAGGTACCGAATCTTCTCGCCCTGCAGACCGAGTCCTTCGAATGGCTCGTGGGCGCGAAGGCCTGGAAGGATCGGCAGTCCGAGCCGACCCCCAGTGGCCTCGACGAGATCTTGGAAGAGATCTCCCCGATCGAGGACTTCTCCGGGAACCTCTCCCTTTCGTTCATGGATCCCCGGTTCGACGACGTCAAGGCGAACGAGGAGGAGTGCCGGGACAAGGACATGACCTACTCGGCGCCGCTCTTCGTCACCGCCGAGTTCATGAACGCCGAGACCGGTGAGATCAAGTCCCAGACGGTCTTCATGGGTGATTTCCCCATGATGACGAGCAAGGGCACCTTCATCATCAACGGCACCGAGCGTGTCGTCGTCTCGCAGCTGGTCCGCTCCCCGGGCGTGTACTTCGACCGGACGCTGGACAAGACCGCGGGCAAGGAGGTGTTCGCCGTTAAGGTGATCCCCTCCCGCGGTGCCTGGCTCGAGTTCGACATCGACAAGCGCGACACCATCGGCGTCCGCATCGACCGCAAGCGCCGTCAGCCGGTCACCGTGCTGCTCAAGGCGCTGGGTTGGGACACCGAGCGCATCCGCGAGAAGTTCGCGTGGTCGCCCGTCCTGCTGGCCACCTTGGAGAAGGACCACATCGCCGGCACCGACGAGGCCCTGCTGGACATCTACCGCAAGCTGCGCCCGGGCGAGCCGCCGACAAAGGAATCCGCGCAGGCCCTGCTGGAGAACCTGTTCTTCAAGGACAAGCGCTACGACCTGGCCAAGGTCGGTCGGTACAAGCTGAACAAGAAGCTCGGCCTGAACTCGCCGACGTCGGTGGGCACCCTCACCGAGGACGACCTGATCTCGACCGTCGAGTACCTGCTGCGTCTGCACGACGGCCAGGAGAACTGGACCATCCGTGGCCAGAACCTGCCAGTGGAGACCGATGACATCGACCACTTCGGCAACCGCCGGCTGCGCACCGTGGGTGAGCTGATCCAGAACCAGATCCGGGTCGGCCTGTCCCGCATGGAGCGTGTGGTCCGCGAGCGGATGACAACCCAGGACGTCGAGGCCATCACGCCGCAGACTCTGATCAACATCCGACCGGTCGTCGCCTCCATCAAGGAGTTCTTCGGCACGTCGCAGCTGTCGCAGTTCATGGACCAGACCAACCCGCTGGCCGGTCTGACCCACAAGCGTCGTCTGTCCGCCCTCGGGCCGGGCGGTCTGTCCCGTGACCGCGCCTCGCTCGAGGTCCGTGACGTGCACTCCTCGCACTACGGACGTATGTGCCCGATCGAGACCCCGGAAGGCCCGAACATCGGCCTGATCGGCTCGCTGGCCACCTTCGCCCGGGTGAACCCGTTCGGTTTCATCGAGACCCCGTACCGCAAGGTCGAGGCCGGTTCCGTCACCGATGAGATCAACTACCTCACCGCCGACGAGGAGGACCGTTACGTCATCGCCCAGGCCAACGCGAAGTTGGACGCGTCCGGCCACTTCTCCGAGGCCCGCGTGCTCGTCCGTCGTAAGGGCGGCGAGGTCGACCAGGTCACGCCGGACCAGGTCGAGTACATGGACGTCTCCCCGCGCCAGACGGTCTCCGTCGCCACCGCGATGATCCCGTTCCTGGAGCACGACGAGGCCAACCGTGCGCTCATGGGCGCCAACATGCAGCGTCAGTCCGTCCCCCTGCTGCGCAGCGAGTCTCCGCTGGTCGGCACGGGTATGGAAGCGCGCGCGGCGGTCGACGCCGGAGATGTCGTCATCGCCGAGAAGGCCGGTGTCGTCGAAGAGGCGACCGCCGACTACGTCTCGGTGATGGCCGACGACGGCACCCACCGCACGTACCGGTTGCACAAGTTCCGCCGCTCCAACCAGGGCACGAGCTTCAACCAGAAGCCGATCGTGGACGAGGGTCAGCGGGTCGAGGCCGGCGACGTCCTCGCCGACGGACCTTGCACCGACGGTGGCGAGATGGCGTTGGGCAAGAACCTGCTCGTCGCCTTCATGCCGTGGGAAGGTCACAACTACGAAGACGCGATCATCCTGAGCCAGCGGATCGTCCAGGACGACGTGCTCACCTCGATCCACATCGAGGAGCACGAGATCGACGCCCGCGACACCAAGCTCGGGCCGGAGGAGATCACCCGGGACATCCCGAACGTCTCCGAGGACGTGCTGGCCGATCTGGACGAGCGCGGCATCATCCGCATCGGGGCCGAGGTCCAGGACGGCGACGTCCTGGTCGGCAAGGTCACGCCCAAGGGCGAGACCGAGCTCACCCCGGAGGAGCGGCTGCTCCGCGCCATCTTCGGTGAGAAGGCGCGGGAAGTCCGCGACACCTCGCTCAAGGTGCCGCACGGCGAGACCGGCAAGGTCATCGGCATCCGCGTCTTCAACCGCGAAGAGGACGGGGCCGAGCTGCCTCCTGGCGTCAACGAGCTGGTCCGCGTCTACGTGGCCCAGAAGCGGAAGATCCAGGACGGCGACAAGCTCGCCGGCCGTCACGGCAACAAGGGCGTCATCGGCAAGATCCTCCCGCAGGAGGACATGCCGTTCCTCGCCGACGGCACCCCCGTCGACATCGTGCTGAACCCGCACGGTGTTCCCCGCCGGATGAACGTCGGCCAGATCCTGGAGACCCATCTGGGCTGGGTGGCGTCACAGGGCTGGGACATCGAGGGCACCCCGCAGTGGGCGCAGTACCTGGACGACAGCGCGCGCTCGGCGACGGCGTTCACCCGCACCGCCACGCCGGTGTTCGACGGCGCCACCGAGGACGAGATCATCGGGCTGCTCGGCAGCACGACCCCGACCCGCGACGGCGAGCGTCTGGTCAAGGAAGACGGCAAGGCGCTGCTGATGGACGGCCGCACCGGCGAACCGTTCCCGTACCCGGTGGCCGTCGGCTACATGTACATCATCAAGTTGCTCCACCTGGTGGACGACAAGATCCACGCCCGGTCGACCGGTCCGTACTCGATGATCACCCAGCAGCCGCTCGGCGGTAAGGCCCAGTTCGGTGGCCAGCGCTTCGGTGAGATGGAGTGCTGGGCCATGCAGGCCTACGGCGCGGCGTACACGCTGCAGGAGCTCCTGACCATCAAGTCCGACGACATCGTGGGCCGCGTCAAGGTCTACGAGGCCATCGTCAAGGGCGAGAACATCCCGGAGCCGGGTATCCCCGAGTCGTTCAAGGTGCTCCTCAAGGAGCTCCAGGCCCTGTGCCTGAACGTCGAGGTGCTGTCGAGCGACGGCGCCACCATCGAAATGCGTGACACCGATGACGACGATCTCGAGCGGGCCGCGGCCAACCTCGGAATCAACCTGTCCCGCAACGAGTCGGCCTCGGTGGACGAACTCGTGAATTGA
- the secE gene encoding preprotein translocase subunit SecE gives MSDDSEAGEGRAVPPAGDTPDDAVVEAGSTDSTESDVNLVKESASEQPEAVEVSESDDEEGAAAPVRESALVGASAGSARAAARRSGVRAGTTAAKGAATRARDTGRDSRGSLFARLRRFLREVVAELRKVIWPARNQMVTYTIVVIVFVVVMVALTAGLDLLFAKGVLTIFG, from the coding sequence GTGAGCGACGATTCCGAGGCGGGCGAGGGCCGTGCCGTACCTCCGGCTGGCGACACCCCCGACGACGCCGTCGTGGAGGCCGGTTCGACCGACTCGACCGAGTCGGATGTGAACCTGGTGAAGGAGTCCGCGAGTGAGCAGCCGGAGGCCGTCGAGGTCTCCGAGTCCGACGACGAGGAGGGTGCTGCGGCGCCCGTCCGCGAGTCGGCCCTGGTCGGTGCGTCGGCCGGATCGGCCCGTGCGGCCGCCCGCCGTAGCGGCGTCCGCGCCGGCACCACCGCGGCGAAGGGCGCCGCCACCCGGGCTCGCGACACTGGTCGTGATTCCCGAGGCAGTTTGTTCGCACGTCTGCGTCGGTTCCTCCGGGAAGTCGTCGCCGAATTGCGGAAGGTCATCTGGCCCGCCCGGAACCAGATGGTCACCTACACCATCGTCGTGATCGTCTTCGTCGTTGTCATGGTGGCTCTCACAGCCGGCCTCGACCTGCTGTTCGCCAAGGGCGTGCTGACGATCTTCGGCTGA
- a CDS encoding LacI family DNA-binding transcriptional regulator: MPDRRRRPTLKDIAEETGLSAAAVSYALRGLQVPVETQDRVREAAERLGYQADPIARALASGRTGNVGLLCGSLEDIWQQGVAAALGRGLLQAGRQALIVDATNSPEQERTLAARLVDQRVDALIAMPIDPKAAHWAGIAERVVLVSIGDGLPGAATAAEVVFDNEAAVADALRELANAGHRRVAVLTSMSESTPDRPAEAVVHRVGPALGIDVRLVTAPHDLQGATAAAWRLLSAADRPTGVLCLSDSLAYGVYAAARELGLALPQDVSVMGFDDHPLSALLTPPLSSYRWPVEELVTTVVRRTVEAIEQGSTGRRRVLVAQPRRRGSVAPPPVPAAAGVAEGTPS; the protein is encoded by the coding sequence ATGCCCGACCGCCGCCGCCGGCCGACCCTCAAGGACATCGCCGAGGAGACCGGCTTGTCGGCGGCCGCCGTTTCCTATGCGCTGCGCGGCCTGCAGGTACCGGTGGAGACGCAGGACCGGGTGCGTGAAGCAGCCGAGCGACTGGGCTATCAGGCGGATCCGATCGCCCGGGCCCTCGCCTCCGGGCGGACGGGCAACGTCGGGCTCCTCTGTGGGTCGCTGGAGGACATCTGGCAGCAGGGCGTCGCCGCCGCTCTTGGGCGAGGTCTGCTCCAGGCCGGCCGGCAGGCGCTGATCGTGGATGCGACCAACAGCCCCGAGCAGGAGCGGACGCTGGCTGCGCGGCTGGTCGACCAGCGGGTCGATGCACTGATCGCCATGCCCATCGACCCGAAGGCCGCTCACTGGGCGGGCATCGCCGAACGGGTGGTGCTGGTGTCGATCGGGGATGGGCTGCCCGGGGCGGCTACCGCGGCGGAGGTGGTGTTCGACAACGAGGCGGCCGTCGCCGACGCACTGCGCGAGCTGGCCAACGCCGGGCATCGTCGGGTCGCCGTCCTGACCTCCATGAGCGAGAGCACCCCGGACCGTCCGGCCGAGGCGGTCGTGCACCGGGTCGGCCCGGCCCTGGGTATCGACGTCCGCCTGGTCACCGCTCCGCACGACCTGCAGGGCGCCACGGCCGCTGCCTGGCGCCTGCTCAGCGCGGCCGACCGACCGACGGGGGTGCTGTGCCTGTCCGATTCGCTGGCGTACGGCGTCTACGCGGCCGCCCGTGAGCTCGGCCTCGCACTGCCCCAGGACGTCTCGGTCATGGGGTTCGACGACCATCCGCTGTCGGCGCTGCTGACCCCGCCGCTGTCCAGCTATCGGTGGCCGGTGGAGGAACTGGTGACCACAGTCGTCCGGCGGACCGTCGAGGCCATCGAGCAGGGCAGCACCGGACGGCGTCGGGTGCTGGTGGCCCAGCCCCGCCGCCGCGGATCGGTCGCTCCGCCGCCCGTCCCGGCGGCGGCCGGCGTGGCCGAGGGGACCCCATCGTGA
- the rplA gene encoding 50S ribosomal protein L1 has translation MKRSKAYKAAIELVDRENLYSPLEAAALAQKTSATKMDSTVEVALLLGVDPRKADQMVRGTVNLPHGTGKTARVVVFAVGDKAAEAEAAGADVVGSDDLIARIQGGWTDFDAAIATPDQMAKVGRIARVLGPRGLMPNPKTGTVTADVAKAVTEIKGGKINFRVDKAANLHLVIGKVSFPTEKLVENYAAALDEVLRSKPSAAKGKYVKKVFFSTTMGPGIPVDPARTRNLLELEEG, from the coding sequence ATGAAGCGCTCCAAGGCCTACAAGGCCGCTATTGAGCTCGTCGACCGCGAGAACCTGTACAGCCCGCTCGAGGCGGCCGCACTCGCTCAGAAGACGTCCGCGACCAAGATGGACAGCACTGTGGAGGTTGCCCTCCTGCTGGGTGTCGACCCCCGCAAGGCTGACCAGATGGTCCGTGGCACCGTCAACCTGCCCCACGGCACCGGCAAGACGGCTCGCGTCGTCGTGTTCGCCGTCGGCGACAAGGCCGCCGAGGCCGAGGCCGCCGGCGCCGACGTGGTCGGCAGCGATGACCTGATCGCCCGCATCCAGGGTGGCTGGACCGATTTCGACGCCGCCATCGCGACGCCGGACCAGATGGCCAAGGTCGGCCGTATCGCCCGTGTCCTCGGACCGCGTGGCCTGATGCCGAACCCGAAGACCGGCACCGTGACGGCCGACGTGGCCAAGGCGGTCACGGAGATCAAGGGTGGAAAGATCAACTTCCGCGTGGACAAGGCCGCCAACCTGCACCTGGTCATCGGCAAGGTCTCCTTCCCGACCGAGAAGCTGGTCGAGAACTACGCCGCCGCCCTCGACGAGGTGCTGCGCTCCAAGCCGTCCGCGGCGAAGGGCAAGTACGTCAAGAAGGTCTTCTTCTCCACCACCATGGGCCCGGGCATCCCGGTCGATCCGGCACGGACCCGCAACCTGCTCGAGCTCGAAGAAGGCTGA
- the rplJ gene encoding 50S ribosomal protein L10: MAKPDKVATVAEIADQFRNSSAAVVTEYRGLTMSQLTTLRKSLGSDTAYTVAKNTLVKRAAADAGVEGLDDLFTGPTAVAFISGEPVDAAKVLRDFAKANPLLVIKGGLLDGKALDAKEVGKLADLESREVLLGKMAGAMLATLTKAAIVLNALPSQVARLSAALVEKRTEEEGAPAVADAPVEDAPAAEATTQETAEVSV, translated from the coding sequence ATGGCAAAGCCCGACAAGGTGGCGACTGTCGCCGAGATCGCGGACCAGTTCCGCAATTCGTCCGCCGCGGTCGTCACCGAATACCGCGGTCTGACGATGTCGCAGCTCACGACGCTCCGTAAGTCTCTGGGCAGCGACACCGCCTACACCGTCGCCAAGAACACCCTGGTCAAGCGGGCAGCCGCTGACGCCGGGGTGGAAGGTCTGGACGATCTGTTCACCGGCCCGACGGCCGTCGCATTCATCAGCGGCGAGCCCGTTGACGCTGCGAAGGTGCTCCGCGACTTCGCCAAGGCGAACCCGCTGCTGGTCATCAAGGGCGGTCTGCTCGACGGCAAGGCGCTGGATGCCAAGGAGGTCGGCAAGCTGGCCGACCTGGAGTCCCGCGAGGTGCTGCTCGGCAAGATGGCCGGCGCCATGCTGGCCACACTGACCAAGGCGGCGATCGTCCTCAACGCTCTTCCGTCCCAGGTGGCGCGGCTCTCCGCGGCCCTGGTCGAGAAGCGCACCGAGGAAGAGGGCGCACCGGCTGTGGCCGACGCCCCCGTCGAGGACGCCCCGGCGGCCGAGGCGACCACGCAGGAGACGGCCGAAGTTTCGGTCTGA
- the rplL gene encoding 50S ribosomal protein L7/L12 produces the protein MAKLTTDELLEAFKELTLIELSEFVKQFEETFGVTAAAPVAVAGPAGPAAAAEVAEEQDEFDVILESAGEKKVQVIKAVRELVSGLGLKEAKDLVDAAPKAILEKATKEAAEAAKAKLEEAGAKATVK, from the coding sequence ATGGCGAAGCTCACCACCGACGAATTGCTCGAGGCCTTCAAGGAACTGACCCTGATCGAGCTCTCCGAGTTCGTCAAGCAGTTCGAAGAGACCTTCGGCGTTACCGCCGCCGCTCCGGTTGCCGTTGCCGGCCCGGCCGGCCCGGCCGCCGCCGCCGAGGTTGCCGAGGAGCAGGACGAGTTTGACGTCATCCTCGAGTCCGCCGGCGAGAAGAAGGTCCAGGTCATCAAGGCCGTCCGCGAGCTCGTGTCGGGCCTCGGCCTGAAGGAAGCCAAGGACCTGGTCGACGCTGCTCCGAAGGCGATCCTCGAGAAGGCCACCAAGGAGGCCGCCGAGGCCGCCAAGGCCAAGCTCGAAGAGGCCGGCGCCAAGGCGACCGTCAAGTAA
- the rplK gene encoding 50S ribosomal protein L11, whose protein sequence is MPPKKKKLAAVIKLQIKAGMANPAPPVGPALGQHGVNIMEFCKAYNAATESQRGDVVPVEISVYEDRTFDFKLKTPPAARLLLKAAGVEKGSGTPHTTKVASITAAQVREIATLKQVDLNANDIDAAAKIIAGTARSMGITVQG, encoded by the coding sequence ATGCCTCCGAAGAAGAAGAAGCTTGCAGCGGTCATCAAGCTGCAGATCAAGGCCGGAATGGCCAACCCGGCACCGCCGGTCGGACCCGCGCTCGGTCAGCACGGCGTCAACATCATGGAGTTCTGCAAGGCCTACAACGCTGCGACCGAGTCGCAGCGTGGGGACGTCGTCCCGGTCGAGATCTCCGTGTACGAAGACCGTACGTTCGACTTCAAGCTGAAGACCCCTCCCGCTGCTCGGCTGCTCCTCAAGGCCGCCGGCGTCGAGAAGGGTTCGGGCACCCCGCACACCACCAAGGTGGCCAGCATCACGGCCGCCCAGGTGCGCGAGATCGCCACCCTCAAGCAGGTCGACCTGAACGCGAACGACATCGACGCCGCCGCCAAGATCATTGCCGGCACCGCGCGCTCGATGGGCATCACCGTCCAGGGCTGA